TTCTAAACTCACTTTTGTTGCAACTTTTTCGAATTTTCAAATAAACTCTATGAAATTTAGCTGAAACACTTTTAGTACCCTTACCTATAAACCTTGAAGACAGGAAGCTCTGAGTGGTTGTGCTAATTCAACAAAGTCATTCAGTGCCCTTGTGAAAGTTTGCAAAGTTTGTGAGTACATATGGGATCCATTTTTCCATGATCCTTCAGCATAAAACTGGTCTCTTGCTAGAGACCAGTTTCTCCATTGCAGCCATTTGAACTTTCCAAGGGATACTAAATATAAATGCAGAAACAAGCAAAGAATAGATACATGTTGATTTTATAGTAAAGACAGCAGTACTTGACTTCCCTTCCCATACTTCCAGAGCTAATTACTCCTCTGTGTTCTTTCCTCTGTACATTCCTCTCTGATGGCACCTTTCACAAATATTTGTCAGTCCTACTACACAGTGGACCCCTTAAGACAGAGattcattcatctttgtatctgcAGTACCTTATGTGTGATACACTGTAGGGATGCAATTAAAGTTTGCTGAATCAAAACATTTTGTTTCAATGGATCAAGCTATCTTTCCATGTCACTGACTTTTCCAgtataaatacatgtttattttaaagtagaataTTATATCCATCATTACCCCTTGTCTCACAATTCTAATATCCACAGCAAGATTttagcaacattttaaaagttcGAAAAACATCAGGCTTAAGCAAAGCACTCCCTATTAGTATTCCAGTAATTGGAGTAATTGAAACCAAATGTTTCAATTCAAATCAGTTCAGCAAAGattaaaattttccttatttttcttatcaatatCAACAGCCATAATCTGAAATGTCTTACTGAACCAATCTCCTAGGTACTTTAAAATATAACACTGGGATTTTTAGGGAAGGAAAAGTATTTTGTATGGTGCTATAATGATGGATACATATCATGATACATTTGTCAAACTCATGGAATGTACAGCAtcaagagtgaactctaatgtaaactatagatTTTAGATGATAATGCTGTGTCgctgtaggttcatcaattgtaacaaatatttCCCACTAATGAGGGATGGTGCCGGTGGTGGAGCTGGAGGCAAGGTGAAAGGTGGGGAGTAtgtgggaactctgtactttccactcaattttaCCGTAAACCTAAAACTTCCCTAAAAATGAAgtccattaatttttctttttttaaaaaaagataacactAAGACTACATGAAGTATTCTTTTTCCTAGAAACTCCAACCTAGACGTTTTAGCACAGTTTCAAAGAGGGAAAACTGAAACCCAGATTGTTTGTGAGACCCACTGTTTCTTCTACTGATGTTTTTGAAATCTTCTACTGTTTCAACCAAAGTCATTGATTCAATAAAGTTACGATTCGACAGTTTATCTTTTCTTAGTGAATTTTACAAAGAGGGGCCAGATAGTGGCACTCTCTTTAAAATTAATAGGGAACTTTCAATGCCCTGCCATGAGCTCGTCAGCACTTGCTGATACAACTTGACCAAATTTGCCTTGTTCTGGAACATACAGACTTTGCATGGATTAGCAAACAGCCTCTGAGAAAGCAGCTGCATTACTGCATGACTAAGGTGACCTTATCAGCCAATTGTCATACAGGAATTTTGAAAGGACTCCCTCTTTCAAGAGTTTGTATTTCTATTCAAGTGTGGAAGCATGCACTTGTAAATGCTTGCGCTTCAAAATCTGTTTTGGGGTAGGGGTAGTGAAATGTTGGGAGCATCAAAGTAGTTCCTAAATACACTACAGGCAAAACTTACTTTGATCTCAGACCAGAGTTTCTTAACATGGTGtcaaaaaaacattatttcaaaaaacCATTTTCCCTATCTAAAGAGGATTTAGTTCTTTAACAAGTCAGGAGCCCAACATTTCCCAAACTTACTTGGCCCCATAacttttgctgctgctgttgttctTTGGAAACTGTCAGTATATTTGGATGATAATCATACTAGgctgtcaaaaataatttttaaatcattttactcTAACATAATTTACTCACAATTATCTAGAGGAGTGAGAGGATACTAGATCAACAAACATGAGCAACGTTGAAGATTTTAACAGGAAATTAAGTATGGACTGAACCACAGGAAGTATACAAACAAATGCCTTTATGTCATCAGTCTTTGAGCTTCGCCGGTTTCATTCGGGTCACTTCCAAAGTGGCCAGCTTATCTCACTAGTTATCTTTCTTAATGCCTCATGTTTTCTTCCCAACATAAAATGATGCTTGTTACATACGATATAATGAGCTCAGTTTAGTGAAGTTAATGACTGTGTATAAGTGAATTTTATAATACTGTAAATgtgttttcttcaaatattctttatcCTGATGATAGAACCAGAATAGAAAAGTTAATACTCCCCTCCCTTTTATCAGCGTTACCTAATACCATCAGAAGCTTCTTTAAGTAAAGGCTCTTTTGTCCTTTTAAAGCAAAGTGTTGTCCTTTCAGGGGTAAAATCCAAGGAGGCTTAAGGTACTCTAGAAATAAGCCACGCTCATTATATAAACTCTGGAAAGCTTATATTTACTAACTTCTCTATCCTTATACATGATTAGTCATCTAGTTCCTTgagttttgtttgtcttttaaactTTAATCTCTATTAAAGCTAAAACTGTTATCTCCAGAGGTACTGTCAAAATGTGAAAGATCATTACCTAAGAAGTACATATCATTGATCTATCCAAATAGACTTTTATTTTACCTTGAGCAGTTTTTCCTCTGATACTGCAAACTTAGTATCAGTACGTTTACAAATTATGTCATATTTGTAtacaattaaacatttatttatttgtgatttgttttaattaaactttatttttttcctaatatgtaaaatatgtaaaaatcaaagtTTGATATACTAGTTACATTCttaacatgaaaataatattaaaagccATGTACCCCTTAAAATTACCTTATGTATTGCCAGTCGATGTCTAGCACATGCCTTGGAAAATACTAACATGGAAATTTACTGCCATGGAAATAAGGGATGATAATTGGAGTGGGAAAACGTGAAGACAGCCTCTCATAACTTTCCCTCCTATCAGGTATGtgcaaaaataattaaacaaaaattatttgtttactttgcACTGCttcctgagggaaaaaaaagaactcttaaaatattttgatcagATGAATTTTATAGTCAAGGACTATCTAAAGCATCGAATAAGATacaactctatgtgatgaatttcTATGTGAGTTTCTATGTGATAAATTAATACGCCAAATGAAACAGTTTGTTGAAACatgcaacttttaaaataaacaaatatcctCTAGAACCAAAGACTGATGCTGTTAATGCTTTAGACATGTGACATATGTGAGTGTACCTCTGTgtgtttaatttcctttctttctaatcAAGTGACCTGTTCTTGTTTGGTTAAGTTTCAACCACAAGACATCactgtatgctttttttttttttttcaagatacaCGTCACAGCACACCAAGAAAGGGGGAACTTCCAGTGTCTGTGGTAACATCACTTGATAAACACACTCCTTCAAACAGCAAGTGCCTGTCTGCATTCTACTATATAAAGCAGCAGAGACGTTGACGCGCGCATATTTGCTCAGAGCACCATGCGCGCAGCGGCCATCTCCACTCCAAAGTTAGACAAAATGCCAGGAATGTTCTTCTCTGCTaacccaaaggaattgaaaggAACCACTCATTCACTTCTAGATGACAAAATGCAAAAAAGGAGGCCAAAGACTTTGTAAGTTTGTTCAGAATCTCACTTTGTGAATTTTAACAGGTTATCTTTAATGGCAGAAGGATTGAGAATGAATGGAAGAGAATGTGAGCATTTAGTTTAGCCAGATCAGAGGAGTTAATTGTCTGTTGTGAGTAGTAAGTAATATTCAGCTGTATTAAAAGATAAATCTTGATATGGCATTAAATTGGGTAGGAGCTTTTCTGTACATGGACTCATAAAAATGGGCTCTATCCGAATATAGCAAAATGTTATATCAACCATTATTAGTATTGCTTTATTCTTTAGATAAATTTATTCTATgtctttttacaaataaaacgAATTCTGAAGAAACATGAATATTCACTTTTATGTCTTTTGCAGTGGAATGGATATGAAAGCATACCTGAGATCTATGATCCCACATCTGGAATCTGGAATGAAATCTTCCAAGTCCAAGGACATGTAAGTACACTAATACACTAAACTATCATTATCATTTTCAAGAGACACCTATGCATCATCTCTATATCCCAGCAAGGGATAAATACTGCACACagtagacttcattttttttaagcaaCATGCCAAATAAAGTGAGACTGTATCAGTACCAATGTAAATTGAATAcaaatgtgtgcacacacatatggGACTTTatctatttggatttttttcaaactttattgGTAGGTTTTTTTCCATAACTATAGTAACTCTAAGGGAAGTTTTGCGTTTTGTGaataaattttaacatatttattagaACTACAGTTTTAGTTTGTGAAGTTATCAAAGTGTAACAGTCATTCTTATTTCATGtgtgcttacatttttaaaaatgactaatgTATGTACATTTTTGTCCCCTGCAGACTTTCTGCTGCTGAAGTAATGCAATGGTCTCTGTCTCTGGAAAAACTTCTTGCCAACCAAAGTAAGTATAACTATTAATGTTTCTGGGTTCAGTGCAATACTCTAAAAAATGGAATGGCTTCACTAAATATAGTATTCTGGGTAGCATAGTATGCAAAAAGTTGTATTCTAGTTTGTCTGTAGTTACTGATAACTTCAGCATAAGTATGCCTCTTAATAATGCTGACTTCGCACTCAATTCTGCCAATTCCTTTTAGACAAATTTCCCAAGAAAATTAGGTATTTTCATAGATCATTAGGGAGATAAAATTAAACACTGTGCTGGGATTCTGAtatgtaaagtttttaaaagtaagctaaatattttaacatgtacaTTGTCATTTTGAAATCTGCCTAAAGAATGTATTTTTCTACACTTGGATGTAACAAgtatgattcattcattcaattaattaaattatctttCATACATTCATCATTCATCTCACTCTTATGTAGAGGACATTGTAGAGGTACCAAGGATTCAAAATCAAAGATAGTCTCTTACTGCCTTGAAGGTGGTTGAGATACATAACATAAATAATTGCATTATTATAACATGATAGTTGTTTTGACATAAATATGATAGAAGGATTTTTAAGCACAAATATTCTTGTGGAGATTTTCAGATGAGAGAAGGTAAAGAATGAAATCAGCTTGCCTTCCCCTTGTCTTGGGCATAACAATTCTACTGAGATTAGGACCTTTTTCAGAGTTGCAGATGAGCAGTGTGGTCTCTATCTCTAAAGAGTGAGATTATTCTTTCCTCCCCACAGACACTCTAAGGAGCTTTACTTGGGAATCAACTTGTTCACTCTAGCTCAGCTGACTTTGTTTATAATTCAGCTAAACAAATAAATGGTATAGATATGGATCATAAATGGTACAATATAAAAGTCTCAGTAAACGTTAGCAAACATAATTAGTACATCAGGCCTACAGATCATATATAGGCCTATTTTCTGGCTAATATAAATTAGATGGGGAAATTATATTTGCTAATTATTAATGTGACGTTAATGCCTTTTGTCAGTATTTGCTTCCCTAAAATACTCTCTACTCTGGCTAAGATTTGGCTTATATAAAAGATGGTTTTATATTCAGGGGAGCAGAATTTCAATTCGAAAAGCAGATAGAAGCAAAACATAGTTCGGTAGCCAACATTAAGTAGCAGCGTGACTGTGAACGAGTTTGTCTGGCCCCAGAGTCCTCTTCTATGAATCAAGAAATTTCAAATGCCTTCTCATCTCTCTCATCTCTACAATCTATAATATAGCTATTTCAGCAGTAGCTGTCTCTTACCTTTGTATGAATAGaatgtaattgtatttttcttacgAATTTCTTCTTCAAAGTATTCATTTGTtggtttatttaaattaattatcttCCTACCCACCCTGCCCCCCTTTCTTTTTAGCTGGTCAAAAAGTCTTTGGAAGTTTCCTAAAGTCTGAATTCAGTGAGGAGAATATTGAGTTCTGGCTGGCTTGTGAAGACTATAAGAAAACAGATTCTGATCTTTTGCCCTGCAAAGCAGAAGAGATATATAAAGCATTTGTGCATTCAGATGCTGCTAAACAAGTGAGTGTTAAGCTTATCATCTTCAGTTTCTCCGTAGAAGACCCTACATGCacaaataacatttaatatatacaaCAAGATAAAATCTTTTTGGTGTACATAATTTTACTTCTACATACTTAGGTATATAAATATAGTTCAGTGCAATGAGAATCTAATTTTCTATATTGGTGAAGGTTTTAGCACAGTAGAATGAAGAGACTGATTTTACAAAACCAGCTGCCATGATGAGGGTGAGGGAAGGGTTAAGGGTATTGTTACTGACCAGAACTGCATGTCAGGGAGTCCTTAATGAGTGCTCTCATTTTGCATAAGAAAATGCAGATTTGCATAATGTATACAATTGCAGCAGCAAAAGTATTTCCAATTAACAGTAGTACCAGATAAACATTCTTGGTCTAAGcagaaaatagcaacaaaaagaGCCTTCTCCTCCTGTAAATCTTAAATGCCCATATCACTCCTTTACAGGAGCCTTCTCCTCCTGTAAATCTTTGACATATGGATCATCTTATGTGGATACTTAAATTTTTCATGTCTGCTTCTTTTGCCTCTCCCAACTATACTATGAGGAAATTTGGAACAAAGacatttttgtaatatttcttaTCTCCTTCACATCTAGTATAGAGCTGACTTTGGAAAGGCATTTAAGAGATATTTGAGTTTATTTAAATGAGGCCTTAAAATCACTTTCTGAGGAGATTCAAAAAACACAGTAACATCATAAAATTTGCCATAAATAAGAAGTATGTATTAACtaacaaggttttcttttttagatcAATATTGACTTCCGTACTCGAGAAT
The genomic region above belongs to Piliocolobus tephrosceles isolate RC106 chromosome 1, ASM277652v3, whole genome shotgun sequence and contains:
- the RGS1 gene encoding regulator of G-protein signaling 1; translated protein: MRAAAISTPKLDKMPGMFFSANPKELKGTTHSLLDDKMQKRRPKTFGMDMKAYLRSMIPHLESGMKSSKSKDILSAAEVMQWSLSLEKLLANQTGQKVFGSFLKSEFSEENIEFWLACEDYKKTDSDLLPCKAEEIYKAFVHSDAAKQINIDFRTRESTAKKIKAPTPTCFDEAQKVIYTLMEKDSYPRFLKSDIYLNLLNDLQANSLK